In Spirobacillus cienkowskii, a genomic segment contains:
- the uvrC gene encoding excinuclease ABC subunit UvrC, protein MQEKSPLNFNPHEKSGQSEKILFLREKASQAPNKPGVYLHKANDGKILYVGKAKNLQARLKSYFTGLERHTPKTKALVAKINDFDIIITENEYESLILENNLIKHNKPNYNILLRDDKTYPYIKIDIHEPWPRVTITRKRKKDNSLYFGPYTIAGQVSQLMNIINRFFPLVKCSPTFFKTVTRPCNYYDIKKCLGPCKIKVDKNEYFLYINNVIDILNSKYNLILKKLKNEMEQEAIKLNFEKAALLRDQIRALETLKSNQSVTLEIDIDLDIIGFYWNKTIISLYITNVREGKVIGGNAKIIKNNSEEPEDENNNLKESEQERVFSSILCQYYQNNHIPNNVLFDIEKNFFSEENYNIINKYLKNLKKSQEKTENILFLRKERFLKKNNIVNKPVIKKIKELILLTNKNAENKFFEQVKIDENSNNEMLSLQKFLNLDMPPQWIECYDISTFQGAETVASQVVFKNAKPEKREYKKYIIKETLGKTDDFASLREVIRRRFKDIENYSVPNLIVIDGGTPQIREVGWVFKSLGLDNLNIIGIAKSRTKNDFQSSQILQSFERVVIPVRDSFGKLTPESEPITKNLQLGSPEFKLLTHLRNEAHRFAITFHRNRRTKAGLKSILFDIKGLGSKRRKRLLELYPNLVELTEHSLTDITKNTGISENLLSKVIEKIKKFNEKKS, encoded by the coding sequence ATGCAAGAAAAGTCACCACTGAATTTCAATCCACATGAAAAAAGCGGTCAATCAGAAAAAATTCTATTTCTTCGCGAAAAAGCATCACAAGCTCCTAATAAGCCAGGAGTTTACCTTCATAAGGCGAATGATGGCAAAATTCTTTATGTTGGAAAGGCAAAAAACCTTCAAGCACGGCTTAAAAGCTACTTTACAGGTTTAGAGCGTCATACTCCAAAAACCAAAGCACTTGTTGCTAAAATTAATGATTTTGACATAATTATTACCGAAAATGAGTATGAATCGTTAATTTTAGAAAACAACTTAATTAAACATAACAAACCAAACTACAATATATTGTTACGAGATGACAAAACATACCCTTATATTAAAATTGATATTCATGAACCATGGCCAAGAGTCACAATTACCAGAAAAAGAAAAAAAGATAATAGTTTATATTTTGGCCCGTATACAATTGCTGGCCAAGTAAGCCAGTTAATGAATATTATTAATAGATTTTTTCCGTTAGTAAAATGTTCTCCAACGTTTTTCAAAACAGTGACGCGACCTTGCAATTATTATGACATTAAAAAATGTTTAGGACCTTGCAAAATTAAGGTTGATAAAAATGAGTACTTTTTATACATAAATAATGTTATTGATATATTAAATTCTAAATACAATTTAATTTTAAAAAAATTAAAAAATGAAATGGAACAAGAAGCTATTAAACTTAATTTTGAAAAAGCGGCATTATTAAGAGACCAAATTAGAGCATTAGAAACACTTAAATCAAATCAATCAGTCACTTTAGAAATTGACATTGATTTAGATATTATCGGTTTTTATTGGAACAAAACAATAATTTCTTTATATATAACAAATGTAAGAGAAGGAAAAGTGATTGGTGGAAACGCTAAAATTATTAAAAATAATAGCGAAGAACCAGAAGATGAAAACAATAATTTAAAAGAAAGCGAACAAGAAAGAGTTTTTTCTTCAATTTTATGTCAATATTACCAAAATAATCATATACCTAATAATGTTCTATTTGATATAGAAAAAAATTTTTTTTCTGAAGAAAATTACAATATAATAAACAAATACTTAAAAAATTTAAAAAAATCTCAAGAAAAAACAGAAAATATATTGTTTTTACGTAAAGAAAGATTCTTGAAAAAAAATAATATTGTAAACAAACCAGTAATAAAAAAAATAAAGGAACTAATTTTACTTACAAACAAAAATGCGGAAAATAAATTTTTTGAGCAAGTTAAAATAGATGAAAACAGTAACAATGAAATGTTAAGTTTACAAAAATTTCTTAACCTTGATATGCCGCCTCAATGGATTGAATGCTATGATATATCTACTTTCCAAGGAGCAGAAACCGTTGCCTCACAAGTTGTTTTTAAAAATGCCAAACCCGAAAAAAGAGAATACAAAAAATATATTATAAAAGAAACTCTTGGAAAGACGGATGATTTTGCAAGCTTGAGAGAAGTTATCAGAAGAAGATTTAAAGATATTGAAAATTATTCAGTTCCAAATTTAATTGTAATCGATGGAGGAACTCCACAAATCAGAGAAGTAGGTTGGGTATTTAAATCATTAGGTTTAGATAATTTAAACATTATTGGTATTGCAAAATCACGTACTAAAAATGATTTTCAATCATCTCAAATTTTACAATCCTTTGAAAGAGTTGTCATTCCTGTAAGAGACTCATTTGGCAAATTAACACCAGAAAGTGAACCTATTACAAAAAACTTACAATTAGGTTCTCCAGAATTTAAACTTTTGACTCACCTTAGAAATGAAGCGCATCGCTTTGCAATCACTTTTCATAGAAACCGAAGAACTAAAGCTGGTTTAAAATCAATATTATTTGATATTAAAGGATTAGGAAGCAAAAGAAGAAAAAGACTTCTTGAATTATATCCAAACTTGGTAGAGTTAACAGAGCATAGTTTAACTGACATTACCAAAAATACAGGAATTTCTGAAAATTTACTTAGCAAAGTAATTGAAAAAATAAAAAAATTTAATGAAAAAAAATCTTAA
- a CDS encoding thermonuclease family protein codes for MQKLKFFSVIPLILYSGYTFASEIVFYKVINCHDGDTCRLKGADNINLKVRLIGIDAPELATKKEKKYQPYAKESKEYLNNLIKGKQVSLKNYASDPYGRNLSEIFLDKENINLKILSAGMAEVYQGKSVKSLDISSYLDAERKAKSNKIGIWSQKNYQSPRDFRNVKKN; via the coding sequence ATGCAAAAATTAAAATTTTTTTCGGTTATACCGCTTATTCTTTATTCGGGCTACACTTTTGCAAGTGAAATTGTTTTTTACAAAGTAATAAATTGTCATGATGGCGATACCTGTCGCTTAAAAGGTGCTGACAATATTAACTTAAAAGTAAGATTAATTGGAATAGATGCTCCAGAACTTGCAACAAAAAAAGAAAAAAAATACCAACCTTATGCTAAAGAAAGTAAAGAGTATTTAAACAACCTGATAAAAGGTAAGCAAGTATCTTTAAAAAATTACGCATCTGATCCTTATGGCAGAAATCTATCAGAAATATTTTTAGATAAAGAAAACATCAACCTTAAAATCTTGAGTGCTGGTATGGCCGAAGTTTATCAAGGCAAAAGTGTTAAATCTCTTGATATTTCTTCTTATTTAGATGCTGAACGGAAAGCAAAATCAAATAAAATTGGAATTTGGTCACAAAAAAATTATCAAAGTCCAAGAGATTTTAGAAATGTGAAAAAGAATTAA
- a CDS encoding site-specific integrase, which translates to MEGNFVNHQSLVTETINKDFYYPESFAFSKLSPLLIRFLNQLKKSGKSVNTISAYRNDLSLFCEFLIEKQISPDNYSYPAQDNWLQFLKENGRHSQSSVRRAQMSVRTFIHFLVAEKIITSSPFLDVKSPKQPAPALLTVSHEKFVSLCRTLKQLAVNKDEKAIRDWTLVLILGECGLKASEASNLTWGDVWPELETPTSENSIAGCLKVTGNNERLVPYNLEVSRALTMLKETREQMSLSTSLDSKLFFGYLNVSRKTRTNFLHRHGIKFVIYEVCSEILGIPYNSESLRNHAILRWLAKGMDNEKVAGLAGYSSLNSLERFLNCKERKKINPRKVKTVK; encoded by the coding sequence ATGGAAGGAAATTTTGTCAACCATCAGTCTTTAGTTACTGAAACTATAAATAAAGATTTCTATTATCCCGAGTCGTTTGCTTTTTCAAAACTTTCGCCCTTACTCATAAGGTTTTTAAATCAACTTAAAAAATCAGGTAAATCTGTTAATACGATAAGTGCGTATCGTAATGACCTTTCACTGTTTTGTGAGTTTTTGATAGAAAAACAAATTAGTCCGGATAATTATTCTTATCCGGCTCAAGATAACTGGCTACAATTTTTAAAGGAAAATGGTCGCCACTCCCAGTCAAGTGTTAGAAGAGCGCAAATGAGTGTGCGTACTTTTATACATTTTCTTGTTGCAGAAAAAATAATAACGAGCTCTCCATTTTTGGATGTCAAATCTCCTAAGCAACCAGCTCCCGCATTATTAACAGTTTCACACGAAAAATTTGTGAGTCTTTGTAGAACATTGAAGCAGTTGGCGGTGAATAAGGATGAAAAAGCGATTCGCGATTGGACGCTAGTTTTGATACTTGGTGAATGTGGACTTAAGGCTTCAGAAGCATCTAACTTAACTTGGGGAGATGTGTGGCCTGAGCTTGAAACTCCAACTTCTGAAAATTCTATTGCAGGTTGTTTAAAAGTAACAGGCAACAATGAAAGACTTGTTCCTTATAACCTAGAAGTTTCTCGAGCTCTTACAATGCTTAAAGAAACTAGAGAGCAAATGTCTTTGTCTACTTCATTGGACTCAAAGTTATTTTTTGGTTATTTAAATGTTAGTAGAAAAACACGCACTAACTTTTTACATAGACATGGAATTAAATTTGTCATTTATGAAGTCTGTTCAGAAATATTAGGAATTCCTTATAATTCTGAAAGTTTAAGAAATCATGCGATATTGCGTTGGTTGGCAAAAGGTATGGATAACGAAAAAGTTGCAGGTCTGGCTGGATATTCGTCTTTAAATTCTTTAGAAAGATTTTTAAATTGCAAAGAGCGTAAAAAAATAAATCCACGGAAGGTAAAAACTGTAAAATAA
- the ribD gene encoding bifunctional diaminohydroxyphosphoribosylaminopyrimidine deaminase/5-amino-6-(5-phosphoribosylamino)uracil reductase RibD has translation MSFTLKKGFTFGGWLPAIVPDQELDNHEFINHSLAKSEEEFLFNAFLESMKNTSIANPNPSVGCVIVKNNKVISSGCTEIWGGRHAERVAVDLFQNTDLLLGTQVYVTLEPCTHFGRQPPCIDLFKDKGIQKVVVGCLDPNPVMKQRGLEILKSWGLGTYNPVLANEIKAWNYPFFVQLQQKRIFIALKWAQSLDGCLADDNNGWQWISNIKSRHYAHWLRQKYDAILVGIGTVLNDFPSLNVRHPDIQQARNPLKVIYDPEGKIFHVQQHEQNKLIEKTLSSSNSTIILINDSALKFAKESPSVWIKKLFNDKKYCFITLNNNHKMSPGESIVNALSSQLVSDVLGRPVQSIMVEGEPRLLSAFIDNELFDVAHIFIAPFFLGGSKNRIFSTAKRSLNRCLLRQVSTASRFSLAVQERLGDDTLIEILKK, from the coding sequence ATGTCTTTTACTTTAAAAAAAGGCTTTACTTTTGGTGGTTGGCTGCCAGCAATTGTGCCTGACCAAGAACTAGATAACCACGAATTTATTAATCATTCCTTGGCAAAAAGCGAAGAGGAGTTTTTATTCAATGCATTTTTAGAAAGCATGAAAAATACTTCTATTGCAAATCCAAATCCATCGGTAGGGTGTGTAATTGTTAAAAATAATAAAGTAATATCAAGTGGTTGTACTGAGATCTGGGGAGGTCGTCACGCAGAACGGGTGGCGGTTGATCTCTTTCAAAACACTGATTTGTTATTGGGGACTCAGGTGTATGTCACTCTTGAGCCATGTACTCATTTTGGTCGTCAACCACCATGTATCGATCTGTTTAAAGACAAAGGAATCCAAAAAGTTGTTGTGGGATGCTTAGACCCCAATCCAGTTATGAAACAAAGAGGTCTGGAAATTCTTAAAAGCTGGGGCTTGGGAACTTACAATCCTGTCCTCGCAAATGAGATAAAAGCTTGGAATTATCCATTTTTTGTCCAGTTACAGCAAAAGCGAATTTTTATTGCTTTAAAATGGGCACAAAGTCTTGATGGTTGTTTGGCTGATGACAATAATGGTTGGCAGTGGATTTCAAATATAAAATCGAGGCATTACGCACATTGGCTAAGACAAAAATATGATGCCATTTTAGTTGGCATTGGTACTGTTTTGAATGATTTTCCGTCACTTAATGTTAGGCATCCCGATATCCAGCAGGCTCGAAATCCTTTAAAAGTGATATATGATCCGGAGGGCAAAATATTTCATGTGCAGCAGCATGAACAAAATAAATTAATTGAAAAAACTTTGAGTTCTAGCAATTCTACAATTATTTTAATTAATGATAGCGCTTTAAAATTTGCCAAAGAGTCTCCATCGGTTTGGATTAAAAAATTATTTAATGATAAAAAATACTGTTTTATAACTTTAAATAATAATCATAAAATGTCTCCAGGAGAAAGTATTGTTAATGCATTAAGTTCTCAGCTCGTCTCAGATGTATTAGGTAGACCTGTACAAAGTATTATGGTTGAGGGTGAACCTAGGCTTCTAAGTGCTTTTATTGATAATGAACTTTTTGACGTTGCGCATATATTTATAGCCCCATTTTTTTTAGGAGGTAGCAAAAATAGAATTTTTTCTACTGCCAAAAGAAGTTTAAATCGTTGCTTATTACGACAAGTTTCTACAGCTAGCCGTTTTTCTCTTGCGGTGCAAGAAAGACTGGGTGACGATACTTTAATTGAAATATTAAAAAAGTAA